Proteins encoded in a region of the Saccharothrix ecbatanensis genome:
- a CDS encoding aminoglycoside phosphotransferase family protein encodes MHSASSGPPAQPLTAAEGGPSDVTHSDGTILRPARPWTTTVHALLRHLEDVGFTGAPRVVGDGVDADGNEVLTYIDGAIVHPHAWTDEGVRQAGALLRDLHDATAGFRPPPDAVWQPWWMHHTGPDTVIGHCDAGPWHMVARDGLPVGLIDWTLAGPVDRLDEIAAAAWWNAQLHDDDVAERNDLPDAGHRARQLGLFLDGYGLPSRDRDGLVGRMIEFAIRDCAAEATYAGITPDSTDPGPLWALSWRARAAAWMIRHRGLLEAAARR; translated from the coding sequence GTGCATTCCGCATCATCCGGACCACCCGCACAGCCGTTGACCGCGGCCGAAGGCGGACCGAGCGACGTCACCCACTCCGACGGGACCATCCTGCGTCCCGCCCGACCCTGGACCACGACCGTCCACGCGCTGCTGCGCCACCTGGAGGACGTCGGCTTCACCGGCGCGCCCCGCGTGGTCGGCGACGGCGTCGACGCGGACGGCAACGAAGTCCTGACCTACATCGACGGCGCCATCGTGCACCCGCACGCGTGGACCGACGAAGGTGTCCGGCAGGCCGGTGCGCTGCTCCGCGACCTGCACGACGCCACCGCGGGGTTCCGGCCGCCGCCGGACGCGGTGTGGCAGCCGTGGTGGATGCACCACACCGGCCCGGACACCGTGATCGGGCACTGCGACGCGGGTCCGTGGCACATGGTGGCCCGCGACGGCCTTCCCGTCGGGCTCATCGACTGGACCCTCGCCGGTCCGGTCGACCGACTCGACGAGATCGCCGCCGCGGCGTGGTGGAACGCCCAGTTGCACGACGACGACGTCGCCGAGCGCAACGACCTGCCCGACGCCGGCCACCGCGCCCGGCAGTTGGGACTGTTCCTCGACGGCTACGGACTCCCGTCCCGCGACCGGGACGGGCTCGTCGGCCGGATGATCGAGTTCGCGATCCGCGACTGCGCCGCCGAGGCGACGTACGCGGGGATCACCCCGGACTCGACCGACCCGGGGCCACTGTGGGCGCTGTCCTGGCGGGCCAGGGCAGCCGCCTGGATGATCCGCCACCGAGGACTGCTGGAAGCGGCCGCCCGGCGTTGA